One window of Dehalococcoidales bacterium genomic DNA carries:
- a CDS encoding phosphopantetheine-binding protein encodes MSVYEEFRRSVARVTRTAEQDIKPETLLKDLKADSFHCVQIFIALETALDIEIDINQEAMKELKTVDEFVKYIEKSI; translated from the coding sequence ATGTCAGTATATGAAGAATTCCGCAGAAGCGTCGCCAGGGTTACTCGAACTGCAGAGCAGGATATCAAACCCGAAACGCTGCTTAAGGACTTAAAAGCGGACTCTTTCCACTGTGTACAGATATTTATTGCTCTGGAGACTGCTCTGGATATCGAGATAGATATAAACCAGGAAGCCATGAAAGAGCTGAAAACGGTTGATGAGTTTGTTAAGTATATCGAAAAGTCGATTTAG